A window of the Penaeus monodon isolate SGIC_2016 unplaced genomic scaffold, NSTDA_Pmon_1 PmonScaffold_18598, whole genome shotgun sequence genome harbors these coding sequences:
- the LOC119569774 gene encoding ankyrin repeat and SAM domain-containing protein 6-like: MLKVRGYQGRKQDGGQQKRLSGSGGEGDLLVSSMESGGSGGSSLKTVTSSKSSKSSRSTATLVTRNDSGSTTDASSTTTTTTTPSAAAQHLTLSLGSGQLSEVLQKLALNQYLEVFLEQEVDLDAFLELSDADLQDLGITTAAARSKILRAIASLKAKV; the protein is encoded by the coding sequence ATGCTCAAAGTGCGAGGGTATCAAGGGCGGAAGCAGGATGGGGGCCAGCAGAAGCGACTGAGTGGGAGCGGAGGTGAGGGCGACCTCTTGGTTTCGTCAATGGAGAGTGGGGGCTCAGGAGGTTCCTCCCTGAAGACCGTCACATCCTCCAAGTCATCCAAGTCATCCCGCTCGACGGCCACACTCGTCACCCGCAACGACAGTGGCAGCACAACAGATGCAagctcaacaacaacaacgacgacgacaccCTCTGCTGCAGCACAACACCTGACCCTTAGCCTGGGGTCAGGTCAGCTGTCGGAGGTTTTGCAGAAGCTCGCCCTTAACCAGTATCTGGAAGTTTTCCTTGAGCAGGAGGTGGACCTGGACGCTTTTCTGGAACTCTCAGATGCGGACTTACAGGACCTGGGGATTACCACTGCTGCAGCGAGGAGCAAGATCCTGCGAGCCATTGCCAGTCTCAAGGCCAAGGTCTGA